The sequence NNNNNNNNNNNNNNNNNNNNNNNNNNNNNNNNNNNNNNNNNNNNNNNNNNNNNNNNNNNNNNNNNNNNNNNNNNNNNNNNNNNNNNNNNNNNNNNNNNNNNNNNNNNNNNNNNNNNNNNNNNNNNNNNNNNNNNNNNNNNNNNNNNNNNNNNNNNNNNNNNNNNNNNNNNNNNNNNNNNNNNNNNNNNNNNNNNNNNNNNNNNNNNNNNNNNNNNNNNNNNNNNNNNNNNNNNNNNNNNNNNNNNNNNNNNNNNNNNNNNNNNNNNNNNNNNNNNNNNNNNNNNNNNNNNNNNNNNNNNNNNNNNNNNNNNNNNNNNNNNNNNNNNNNNNNNNNNNNNNNNNNNNNNNNNNNNNNNNNNNNNNNNNNNNNNNNNNNNNNNNNNNNNNNNNNNNNNNNNNNNNNNNNNNNNNNNNNNNNNNNNNNNNNNNNNNNNNNNNNNNNNNNNNNNNNNNNNNNNNNNNNNNNNNNNNNNNNNNNNNNNNNNNNNNNNNNNNNNNNNNNNNNNNNNNNNNNNNNNNNNNNNNNNNNNNNNNNNNNNNNNNNNNNNNNNNNNNNNNNNNNNNNNNNNNNNNNNNNNNNNNNNNNNNNNNNNNNNNNNNNNNNNNNNNNNNNNNNNNNNNNNNNNNNNNNNNNNNNNNNNNNNNNNNNNNNNNNNNNNNNNNNNNNNNNNNNNNNNNNNNNNNNNNNNNNNNNNNNNNNNNNNNNNNNNNNNNNNNNNNNNNNNNNNNNNNNNNNNNNNNNNNNNNNNNNNNNNNNNNNNNNNNNNNNNNNNNNNNNNNNNNNNNNNNNNNNNNNNNNNNNNNNNNNNNNNNNNNNNNNNNNNNNNNNNNNNNNNNNNNNNNNNNNNNNNNNNNNNNNNNNNNNNNNNNNNNNNNNNNNNNNNNNNNNNNNNNNNNNNNNNNNNNNNNNNNNNNNNNNNNNNNNNNNNNNNNNNNNNNNNNNNNNNNNNNNNNNNNNNNNNNNNNNNNNNNNNNNNNNNNNNNNNNNNNNNNNNNNNNNNNNNNNNNNNNNNNNNNNNNNNNNNNNNNNNNNNNNNNNNNNNNNNNNNNNNNNNNNNNNNNNNNNNNNNNNNNNNNNNNNNNNNNNNNNNNNNNNNNNNNNNNNNNNNNNNNNNNNNNNNNNNNNNNNNNNNNNNNNNNNNNNNNNNNNNNNNNNNNNNNNNNNNNNNNNNNNNNNNNNNNNNNNNNNNNNNNNNNNNNNNNNNNNNNNNNNNNNNNNNNNNNNNNNNNNNNNNNNNNNNNNNNNNNNNNNNNNNNNNNNNNNNNNNNNNNNNNNNNNNNNNNNNNNNNNNNNNNNNNNNNNNNNNNNNNNNNNNNNNNNNNNNNNNNNNNNNNNNNNNNNNNNNNNNNNNNNNNNNNNNNNNNNNNNNNNNNNNNNNNNNNNNNNNNNNNNNNNNNNNNNNNNNNNNNNNNNNNNNNNNNNNNNNNNNNNNNNNNNNNNNNNNNNNNNNNNNNNNNNNNNNNNNNNNNNNNNNNNNNNNNNNNNNNNNNNNNNNNNNNNNNNNNNNNNNNNNNNNNNNNNNNNNNNNNNNNNNNNNNNNNNNNNNNNNNNNNNNNNNNNNNNNNNNNNNNNNNNNNNNNNNNNNNNNNNNNNNNNNNNNNNNNNNNNNNNNNNNNNNNNNNNNNNNNNNNNNNNNNNNNNNNNNNNNNNNNNNNNNNNNNNNNNNNNNNNNNNNNNNNNNNNNNNNNNNNNNNNNNNNNNNNNNNNNNNNNNNNNNNNNNNNNNNNNNNNNNNNNNNNNNNNNNNNNNNNNNNNNNNNNNNNNNNNNNNNNNNNNNNNNNNNNNNNNNNNNNNNNNNNNNNNNNNNNNNNNNNNNNNNNNNNNNNNNNNNNNNNNNNNNNNNNNNNNNNNNNNNNNNNNNNNNNNNNNTTGAGTGACCTTTAACGAATACATCCGTCACCTGCAAAAGAGGTAAAACAGGTTTCTTTTTCAGGGTTTGTCTGTTTCTTTGGAAAGGGGAGGATGGGATCttgggttttcaaatttttacctGAGTGCATCCAAAGACCTTCAACACTTTCAGAGATGAACAGTTATCGACGATGTAGCCTAATAAATCGTCTGACATATCTCGGCACCAGGATACATCCAAAATCTGCAGCTTTTCTGAATGTTTGGCAATTGCTAGGGCCGTGTTGTGGCCAACCTGAACATAAAACAAATGTGTTAGTGTCTGACTTGAGCATGACTCTGTGGATTGATGGCAAAGTGGGAAAGAGATCCATTTACCTTCTTAACATTGTTTAGTGATAGCTCCTCCAGACAATGGCCTGCGGTTTCTACAAATGCAGCTACAGCTTCATCACTATAGAGAGACATATGAAGCGTTTGTTAACTTTGACATTCAACACAACCATCACAGTTCACAAGAACATGACTATGTGTAGTGATTTCACATCAACATTGTGGCAGAGTCATTTAACTAAGTAGCACCATAAGTTTCTCACACATAacggaaaataagaaaatcatgGATCAACCTTGTGTGGTTTTACCAATATTGGCATGACCATTTAAATGAGATAGTAACTTTCCAGTAACCATGAATACATATGGGTATAGAGACTTGCCTAAAAGAGTTGCGacaaaaaatcaatttctcCAGAGCTTGACAGCCATTTGCAAGGTAGCCCAGAGAAGAATCCGTCAACTTACATACGTTAGCCAGGTCAAGCACGGTTAAATTGGGACATTTTTCAGAGATGATTTTAATAGAAGAATCAGATAATTTCCTGCACCAAAGTCAAATAAGAAAATAGTGACCGGATCAAAAGGGGTGAAACAAGGAAATTCAATAGGCATACCCAGAGTTGGTCAAAATTAGCTGCTTCAGGGTTTGTCCTCTAGCAGTAACAAACTCCTTCAAGAACTGACCCTTGACTGAAGGANNNNNNNNNNNNNNNNNNNNNNNNNNNNNNNNNNNNNNNNNNNNNNNNNNNNNNNNNNNNNNNNNNNNNNNNNNNNNNNNNNNNNNNNNNNNNNNNNNNNNNNNNNNNNNNNNNNNNNNNNNNNNNNNNNNNNNNNNNNNNNNNNNNNNNNNNNNNNNNNNNNNNNNNNNNNNNNNNNNNNNNNNNNNNNNNNNNNNNNNNtttttttttttttatccattttgactctcttttcttctctcttccggTGGGTTAACGACATTCTCAGGTCAAAGTTGCTTCTGGGTACGGCGGCGATCGATGTCGACGATTTCGATTCATCGGACTGAGCTGCTTCGAGTCACGCACGGTCGATCTCGAATTTTCCGGCAGAGATTTCGTAGAGCTTCCATCCCTCTTTGGAAATTAACAACGATCAATTCGAGATCTTCTGATACGTCTAAGAAGGAAGAGCTATCTGTGAAGATATCAAAACCACCTCCTCAAGTTGATCAATTAAGACCTGATGGTTTGAGATTCGATCGTTTGCAGCCTGCTGAGCCAGAGGTTGGCCATGAAGatagatttgaatttggtaAATTCGTTGCAAGAGAGGCCATGCTTGATGAAGAGTATTGGGTAAGGTCTTTACCTCAGAGTCAGTCAGTTTCGTttatggtttcttcttcttcttcttcttcttcttcttcttcttatattgatttttgtgtgtttggttcGAGTTAGACTGCAGCTTGGCTTCGTGCAGAGAGCCATTGGGAAGATCGTTCCAGTGAAAGGTTAGCTTAGCCATTTTAAGAACCAGAGTTAGGAGTAATCTTAGTTGTTAAGCAAACAAAGAAATGATCTGTATTGGCTATAGTGTTGATAGTAGTAGTCTTTTAGAGCCTAGGATGCGACTGAATGATGCTGTAGGAAGTAGTATTGAATAGTTTAGGTTGAAAGGAGATGATTGGTATATCTGATTAATTGTTGTGATCTTTTTGTAAAAACACAGATATATTGATAACTACAAAAGGAAATTTGCAGAGCAGGTAGAAGAAGCTGatatcagttttattttttagctCTTTCCTTAACTGgagtggaggaagctttcttCAAAGTAATGATGATATCCCCAATTACTGTCTTTTTCTTACGTTTCAGGAGTTTAATGCTATAAAAAGAAGATGTAAAGGGATGCACGGGCAAACATGTTCCTGTATTGTTGCGGTATTATTCTACTGTTTGCACTTAATAGTGAAAACTAGAACTGAGAATGGAACGAGTTTGAGAAATTGAGAGTTGGTTGTTGTATTGTATTCTTCAGgtaaagaaggaagagaagaataTTAAACGTTCAGtaatcaaaagtgttgttgggacGCTTGATTTGAGCATTCGGTTTTTCTTGCAGGGAGAGACTTTTCCTGGggtataattttctttaaatgtttGGGATTCAATTTCTTGTCTTGGGTGTGTGTGTGTCGAAAGACTCCTAATAAAAAGTTACATTATGTGCAGGAAAAGGTCAAGTCTCAATTGTTCTGTAGCATAAACCTGGAAGGATCAAATAGGTATGGTTATATTGCTAATCTATGTGTTGCGAAATCAGCTCGCCGCCAGGGCATTGCTTGTAACATGTTACGTTTCGCCGTCGAGTCAGCCAGATTGAGTGGTAAATAATATTGATGGAAAAGAGAAAGGCCGTCCTTGTAATGATTGTATCGAAGCCGTTAAATTAACTTGAACATTTGTAGACAAGGATCTAAAACCATGTGTGGATTTTATTGGTTGCAGGAGTTGAACAAGTGTATGTTCATGTACATAAAACCAATTCAGTTGCTCAGGAGTTATACCAGAAGACCGGTTTCGAGGTAAAAACCTCAAATTCATTActctaaaatttgataattgatatCCTGACCTGACGCATATGTTGCGTTATTGGACCAGATCGTCGAAACTGGTAAACTTGAATCATTAGATGATACATACTTGCTCCAGTACACAAGAtaacacacaagcaacaatctTGGTTCTCTCTGCCTTTCCtcgattgtttttgtttttgagaatgggagagaagaatcaagacacAGAAGAGTGATTAATGGCTGGCTCACTTGTTATtgcatttgtttgttatgtaAAAGTATAGTGAAATGTCTTAAGACTGTTATGTAAAGTATAGTGAAGTGTGTGAAGTGTGTGTATCAATCAATCTTTAGTTTCCATGTACAAAATGTGCGTGCTTTGCGAAAaagtatatacagtatatggttTTGGATTCATAcctcaaacaaccaaaaacgCCATGGACTTCGGAGAATTGCATAGTTCATCAGAACCCAAGATGAATAGTTTATTCTAAACCAACCGGAATGAGTCAAATGATTGATCCAAAAGCCAAACCAATATGATTTGCATTCAATATTGTTTTAATTCAATATCAAACATTTTAACCTCTAAATTCATTCGAACTCAAAAATAG comes from Camelina sativa cultivar DH55 chromosome 19, Cs, whole genome shotgun sequence and encodes:
- the LOC104766575 gene encoding uncharacterized protein LOC104766575, encoding MSTISIHRTELLRVTHGRSRIFRQRFRRASIPLWKLTTINSRSSDTSKKEELSVKISKPPPQVDQLRPDGLRFDRLQPAEPEVGHEDRFEFGKFVAREAMLDEEYWTAAWLRAESHWEDRSSERYIDNYKRKFAEQEFNAIKRRCKGMHGQTCSCIVAVKKEEKNIKRSVIKSVVGTLDLSIRFFLQGETFPGEKVKSQLFCSINLEGSNRYGYIANLCVAKSARRQGIACNMLRFAVESARLSGVEQVYVHVHKTNSVAQELYQKTGFEIVETGKLESLDDTYLLQYTR